Within Rattus rattus isolate New Zealand chromosome 12, Rrattus_CSIRO_v1, whole genome shotgun sequence, the genomic segment CAGCCCGGAAAGCCCTTCTGAGACTGGTGGCAGCACATCCAGTACCCAGGCCCATACGGCAATGCCTGGCAGTAGGGTTTGGGGTGCCACCGGCACAGGGACACGTCCCCTTTCACATACTTTTTCTTGCACTGCTTGCAAGGGTCTTCTCTATAGCGTGGGTCTCGGACCCACCGAGAGTCCGCTGGCCTGATGTTGTAGTATTCAATGATGGACTTGAAGTAGCGGCAGGTACATTTAAGGATTGCTAAGCTCAGGGTCGGGAGTAACCTGAAGATTTTCACCATGATGTGGTGAGGCAGGCATGCCATGTACTGCTGAGGTTCCAGAAGTTGCTGGATTTTAAACCTGGTCTCCAGGAAGTCCTGAGACACCTGCTTCTTACACGCGGCTGCCTCAAGTCCCTGCGAGGTGCGTCCTTCCCCAGAGGCTGCTGGGACCAGCGGCTCCAGAGAGGCTTCTTTCTCCTCACGGGCACTGCTGCCCTCAGCAGCATCTGGAGGCTGGCTGGCCTCTGTCGCCTCTGTCGCCGGGTGTTCACTCAACTGGGGGTGCGCCTGCTGGTCCTGCCCAGGTGACAGAAAGAACAGCATCCCAGGAAGAGGCTCTTCAAGGGGGTCTAGCGCAGGTGGCTGGGCTTTCTCCACTGTGCACACAGCGATGCTAACGCACAGAGGTTCTTGTCTCTGCTCAGGACTGTGGCTTGTGAGTGTTCCAAGCTCTCTACAGCTGACAGCATCTGTAGGCAACTCATCAAATTCCTCTGCCATTTCTACATCATCGCGGCTGCAGCGTTTCACAGCTGTTTGCTGAGCCGGCTCTGATTCGGTGCTGTCCGTGTGGAAGCTCACATCAGCCGGCAATGGGGGACAGCCCTGAGAAGTGCCATCCCAGGCCTGCTCCCCTGCAGAACGGTCAGTTGCAGGGGGTCCTTCACCCACAGATACCAGCTGCAAGGGGTGCACCTGAGTGCCGGGTGTGTCTGCAGAGCCCTCTCTGTTTTTGTCGCTGGCCTGAGAGCCGTTTGTGAGCAACACCCTGCCTACATTCCGACGGAAGCTGTTATTCCGTGACAAGCTCCCAGGTTCCCGCTGGCCCTGGTGCTTCAGGCACTCGGACTCCAACCTGGCTACCATGTCAAGGACACGGACCGGCTCACTCTGGGATCTGCCAGTCTCaggattttctctttccttgggtTCTTCACAAGTGTCTGGAGCAGAGAAGGGCTCAGGTGCAGGTGGCATACCTCGAGACTGGCCAGAAATCTTCACAATGGCAGGTGAATTTGTGCAGTTTTTTGTGCAGCTAGCTAGCAGAGCAGTGGCTCTCTGCTCGAGGAAGGCAACCATCTGTATCACTGACAGAGGCCTCGCAGCATAGACACCGTCCCCACTGTCACTCATGTAATGCACAGAACAGTGCTCGACGCCACAGGCAAACGGCTCCGACTGGTAGCACTGGCTGTTGATCTCCCTCATCATTTCTAGCTGTAGCTTGGCTTTCTTAAGTTCCCCTGATTTTTTCCTTCGTTTAGTGGCTCTCCCATCGATATCCCAGGagctttttattttcatagagCCTATCCTATTGCTGCACTGGTGGGCTGCAAAGAACGCAATTTTCTCCTTGGTGTTTCCAGGTTTGACAATAGCCCAGCTCCCCGGCAGGCCTTCTTCAGTCTGGTGCACGGCTGCAGACGGCGCATTCCTTGTGGCTTTAACATTCAAGCTGTTCTCCACGGGGCTCTTCCCACTCATGCTGCACAGAACATTTGGAGAAAGGATCCCGAAAGGCTTTCTAGACGATGCTTTGACAGGAGAGgcgggagggaaggaggtgggtTTCATGCAGTTGGCTCTGCCCTTCGCATCACTGTCCGTGTTTCCGTGGTTCACAGGCCGCCTCAGTGTGTCCCTGCCGATTTCAAGAGGGCGCTCTTTCTTCTGGAGCTTCCAGTATGGCTTAAGGTGCATAACAGATGCCCTggaacagagagaacagagctgACTTAGGCCCTGGCTGCTGCTTCTAGCAAGAGAAATGTATCTCCCCAACGTCCAACATCTTTAACCGAAAAGTTGTATTCTGGCTTGTTTCTAATACATTGGTCAAGAAGAACAGAAGCAAACTAACCGCTTTCCGTGGAGTTAGCAGCCAGAAAATACGCTGATTTTGAATGATACATTATAGAAAGGGCTTTTAGTTAATGTAAATTAATCCTCTAAAGTTGTTTCCtgaaattgcttttttaaaaatcacaccttGGCACAGAGGTAGGAAATATTAAGGACGCTCCTCTATGTTTCCTATGTTgttcgttttattttgtttttagggtttcatgtaggccaggttggccttgaccacctcctgatcctcctgcctccacagtcCTGAAGTTTTAAgcagtgctgggagttgaacccaggactCTACAGTCGctgagcaagtgctctaccagctCCAACAGCACcgtcctttcctccctaactagTTCTCACCACCTAACCCATGCTGGTTAAACtcgtgatccccctgcctcagcttccctcagtgctgggactctgggcatgcatgcatgccatgcCTGACCCTAGTAGATTGTTTTGttgtgtgggtgtttgttttAGAGAGtgtcttggctggcctgaaattcacaaaagttctgcctgcctcccagttgctaagattaaaggtatggCAGTAAGTCTCAGGCCCTAGtacatttttaatctttatctTTCCAGTTAGCCACACTCACATTTTATTGGTTGCATATAAAACAACTGTTATTTCCTCAACCGTTCCCACGGTGTGGGCTACTCTGTCTTTAACTTGTCAACTTGTCTGCCATGTGCTCTGACTTTCTAAATAATCCATTCATATGAACTGTACATCCTTACCGACCTTTTGGCTAAGACCAAGTATCAAATCTTAGTTATTAAACAGTCTAGAGCGATCTTAAATAAACATAGAGGCCATACTCCTTATTCTAAGAAAGTTTGAACTaattcagacaaaacaaaacaaaaatatggtgctttttcttgtctttcccAGTGGGGTGAGGACAGAGGCATTTCAGAGCATGACAGAAAAGGACTACTTGCTGCTGGCCTGTGTCCTGGTCTCTACGAGATGACTAATTAGATTAGCTAAAGAGGGCACAACTTGGGCAAGGTACTTGGACTTGGTCTGAATGGAAATGTTAACTGAAGGGTGAAACACCAGATATAATCCAATAATCCACAGACCCTTGCTAAAAAGCTCCTGGGGATTGAAGAGAGTATGTTTTCTGGGATGTGTGGTCCCCTGTAACATAACCCTACCATGTGACATAAGAGAGCTGTAGTCACACGCTTGTGGGAGTGAGGCCACAACACTTTCAGACCTATGCACAGGGGAGATCCCACTCTGGCTGAGATTACTGTGTAAGACGTGCATCCCGGGGCGACTAATTATCCTTCCCACAGGTTCCACATTTACAAGTGAGCGCCTGGGACAGGGCACCCTTTAACTACATTCAGGTATCGGTGCTGACAGTGGAGAATGGATGCATGGTccttacttttcattttaacttcTAGAATTCTCCAGCCCAGTCTCAGCTCTCTTCAaactatggaaacagaaactctgCATTTACCGTACATAAAGTGCCTCTCAAGCATTTTTGTACATTTGTTTCTATATAAGCACACTACAAGCTGTGCAGTGCATACGGAGAAGTCGGAGAACAACAGGCAGGAAttgtttctcctttccccatgtcATTTCGAGGGATCGGCTCAGGTCTCAGGTTTGGGGGACAGCACCTCTACCCAGAAGCCATCTCCCACATCCTGGAGTAGATCTTAAGACCATTGTGATTGGTCTCTGACACCGCAGAACCTCAGCGTGGTAGAGAGCGTTCTCTTTTCTGCACCGTAAGAGTTTAACAGCTTTCTATCATATGCGATAATTTAGTCTTCCCAAAAGAACTGCCAGAATTCTTCAGGACCAAGGTGACCCATAAAGAAGGGTCACATCGAGTGCTGCCTCTGAGCCAGCTGCGTGCTGGGTTCTCATAGCCTCCTGTAAGTGAAATGGAGACAATGCAGGCTGGGGACACAGTGAATTATCAGAGTGACCTCACCTCAGAGCACCCGGGAAGAAATGTACGCTTCAGCAGTGGGCGCAGCTTTGCCCTGCAGTTTCCTTGCCTCCCTCGCCCACACAGTACTTTAGGTGCTGTTTGTTATGCtgtgtcatctgagaggaggaacctCACCTGAGAACACGCCCCGTAAGGTCAGGCTGTGTGCAGACAAGCCTGTGCGGCATTCCCGTACTTAGTTATCAACGGGGAGgccacagcccactgtggggggCGCCATCTCTCGgccggtggtcctgggttctataagaaagcaggctcagccAGCCCCCaggagcgagccagtaagcagttCCTCTCCATGACCTGTGcctcggctcctgcctccaggttcctgccctgacttcctttgatgatggacagTGCTGTGGAGGTTTAAGCCAAAGAAGCCCtttgctccccaacttgcttttggccacAGGGTTTCATCCCAGTAATAGTAACCATAACTAGAACAGGTCAGTTATCAACAGACAATAATTATTAATTCAAATTTGAGAACAAATTAGTATAACTAGGGAAGGTTTTTGTTTGCATATAATCTGTAAAGTCGGCCCcactgacaggaactgaatgaaCAGCTTCAGTGAGGTAAACTGGAGGGATctcagaggagggaaagaggagtaAAGGTGACTCTGGGGACAGAGGCCTAGGAAGAGCCGCTGAGGCGTCTGTGGCTGCCTGTCTCTCATCGCTTTATCAGAACCCTGCAAGCCACATGCCCAGTCCTCAAAATTCCACTATAGAAGGCTGCTGTAatcagccaggcatgatggcacagtCCTGCACCTCACGtggatagaggcaggaggatgaggactGACAGGCTTGAGGACAGTGTCAGCTGGTGGACACCGTCAGCCATGGCGATTGAGAGCAGCGTGGGCTACACAGCCCTGTTTTAAACAAAGTCTGTTATTCTCTAGCCCTCCTCTCGGTACTAAGACAAAATGCAAACCAATACAGCACTTACTCACCAGCTTCTCAGGCTCTCGGAAAGGCCCCAGAAATTCATCCGCTTTCCTGGGATTAGGCCCAGATTCTGTTTTAAACCTCATACTAGGGTTAGCAAGAGCCTCGGTAACTGTGTCTGTGGCACCCAGCAAAGGGAACTGGGGGGCTTCGGCCTGGGGCTGAGGAGGTGAGTGAGGCAGACCCGTGTAACAGGAAGCCAGGGAGGCAGTCTGTGCTGAAGCATCTGTCCTAActgggtaaaaaataaaaaagatgtagctccttgtccttctccttgGAACAAACTTAAGTGAACAGGCTTTTTAGTGCCCCAGTCTTCAACCTGcacagatttttctttcctaGCTCTTAGATAGTAGAGGCCTCAAGGTCCATTCTCTTTACAGACCATGAGTCCTTCCGGTGATGTCTAGATGACCACTCCTAGCTCTAATTAGCTCCCCCACATGGTGACTCTCCGTCCTGCCATTTCCTGTGGCAAACGCTCTACCTCCAGAGCCTGCTGTGTGGCAGACCAGCTCACCTGGATGTGTCACTAAAAGCCTCAAAACCCAACAGTAAACAGCCTCAGGTACCCACACGAACAAACAGAAACTAAGTCACTTAGATTCCTCCTCCCTGGTCCCTACCTCGTCACTAAAACATGCCTCCTCTGCATGCTGGCACAGCTGCTAGCGAGCGTCCATCTTGTCCCTGCTGTACTGGATGGCCACAGTCTGTCAGCCTCACTCCTGCTCTGTCCTGCCACACTTCTCACTCTGGAAGCTCCTTCATAGAACGATTAGCATGGGGCCAGAACGATGGCAGCCAATCACATCACAGGTCAGTGGTAAAGCAATGAGGTTCAAACACAGACCTTATCTCCTTCTAACTACCTAGCATGAGTAATCTGTCTGGACTGTAAGACAGACACAGTGACTGCTACGAAGATACGCAGAACCAAACGTTACAACAGGCCTTGACAGGTTCCATAGGGTGGTACAGGTGCtgtaaggagagaggaggagtgggCATCTCAGAGGTGAGTCTCCTGGCACTGAGCTGAGGTGAAGCAGGTGTGAGAGGCTTTACTTTCTAAGCTAAACCCCGAAGGAAGACATACAAAGTAGATGTTTTGAGGAAATGCAAGTAAGAGAGAAGAATAAGAGCTAAGAGACTAATAGAGAGAGATGGTTTGCAAACAGGCGAGATTCTAATTTCATTACAGTTAGAAGGTGGAGAAGCATCAAGGATCCTCGAGTTTATGGCTTCAACAACTGCATGAAGAACGGTTCCTCTCGGTGGATGGCAGCGAGGTGGCTGGTCAGATCCGCACAAGGGGAGGAGGCGGCAGTGAGCTCAAGTTCTCAGAAACGTGCAGCTCCCGTGCCTGCAAACAGTAGATAGGAGGTCAGGGAGCCCAGAGCAAAGGAAGACGAAGACAGTGACACCGAAGCATTTCAGTGAGACACAGGCTGTCTGAACACAAGTGTCCCAAGAGTCTTCAAGTCAAACATGTATATAACCTTTATAATAGAGAAAATGTGTAAATGTAATATGCTAGTGCATGCTTATCCATGCAGCCGTCGGtaagctgaggtagaaggatgaagaatttctctctccctctcctctccctctctctctctctctctctctctctctctctctctctctctctcacacacacacacacacacacacacacacacacacacacacacacacacacacacacagttttcatctcaaaaagccaaaacaaacaggaCGAGTCACTGACAAATTCTAAAACAGCACATAGTCCCTCCCTCACAGGCTGGAGAATAAATGTCCAATAATCAATTAACAGGTGGACTGCGGCTGTGGTTAGGAGATGGGAAAGGCCCCCATGATGCTGCCCCCGTGAGGAGCCGCAGTGTAGAAAGTGGGCGGGCAGCACCATCAGAGCAGCTTTCGGAAGCTCAGCCGGGAGGGACACCTTCACACTCCGTTTCCAGAATGTGAGATTATCCGTTAGGCACCTCAAACCCAGACAACCTCACACAGCAATGGCCAAAATCTAGTTTTCAAAAGCTCCACATATTTTGGTCAGACACTCTATGTAAGTCCAGCTCTAGAAACCTGGGAGGACGCAGGAGAGAGGTCAGGATTTGCACAGGGTTTGCTTCCCACACCACAGCCACGGCTCACAACCATATCTATCAGcaattccagggcatccaatgccaACAAACCTGTGAGGGCAGCAGGTATGCATacggtactcacatacatacatacacacatacatacatacatacacacatacacacatacacacacacatacatacatgtaggcaaacactaatacacatacataaaagtaaacacataaaaaGTAGGAGAACTGTCATCTAAAGATAGTGTGCAATCACAAAGTCGCAAGGATTAAATTTATGTTAGAAGATGGGTGGAGCGTGGCAGGTCACGCGTGTGATCCTGGCTTTCAGGAAGGGTGAGGCAGGATGGATGAGCTCGGAGTCAGCCTGGCTGTGTCACATTCcacgccagcctgggctatgataTGAGACCTACCTCACACACGCCATAACCCCAACCCCACTGAAAATTGTGTATGAACACCAAACTGTGAAAAAGCCAAAGTAATTTCTcatgtgtgtggtgctgggacgCAGATCCAGAGCCTTGCCATGCGAGGTGACAGTGACTGACGAGCTGTCCTGTCAGCCCCTGTGCCTGTCTCAGCCTCACATGCTAGGGCTGCAGGCGTTTACTGTCGCTAGTAACTACAAAGAGGGATAAACCTGATCCGTAAGGAATTCAAGGGAAATACATGATGAGAATAGGAAAAAAGTCAGAGTTTctgaggaccctgtctcaaatgttCAATAAAAGCTCCCAGAAAATACAAATACGGACTTCATCTTCTTCACCAGAGCATCACACAAATGGCTAGCAATCTCAGcaacatacgtgtgtgtgtgtgtgtgtgtgtgtgtgtgtgtgtgtgtgtgtgtgtgtgtgtttcagttagAGGAGGCAAGTGATTTGCATTAATTCTGagtgtcaacttgatgggatttagaatcagtCTGCAAGGAACTTCTAAACAACgttaactgaggtgggagagCGACTCTGATGTGAGGTCTCAACTGCGTGagaaggacaaagacagacagttccGTAGTCACTGCTCTGCCTCAGCTCTTGGCTGTACGGTACTAAGAGGCGTCTTCTGCTCCCCCATCCTTGGGCACCGTCAACTGGAGCCTCCGCAACTGAGGATCAGAGCAAACCACACCCTTCCACCCTTCCTTACGACGCTCTCGTCAGGTTGTCTTATCACAGTAACAAGACAGATATTTACTACACGGACTTCTCGGAGCATGGCATTCATCATGACTTCTAGGTCATGATAAATTAAGATTACATTGGGAATAAAGCTGCAAGttgaggactggaaagatggctcagtaggtaagagtgcTTGGAGCCCTTACAAAAGATGAGAGTTGGGTTCTGTAACTGCAATCCCATTGGATCCACCAACACCCGCTTCAAGCCTCTAAGGACACCAGGCACAAATGTGGAGCAcactcaaacaagcaaacattcacacacacacacacacacacacacacacacacacacacacacagagagagagagagagagagagagagagagatatagagattTTTACATTATGtcccctcttaaaaaaaaaagaaggcaactTGGTATGGTGGCTCAAACCTGTAAATCACACGTTTAGGAGGCTAAGCAAGaggatcaaggctagcctggactataaagtaacaaaacaaaaattaacagtgCTACCACAGGTGCTGCTGGGCATGCTAGCACTCACCTGAGGTCTCAGCCTCTCAGGAGGATGAGGTAAGATTATGTTAGCTCTGGAGCCCAGCGCCAGCCTGGACACCACGTCAGGCATCCATAAACAAACACCAAAGTAACAACAGAAGCATCTGGGCTCATGTGCAGTGCAAACAAAACCACGCAGGACGCCGAGGGCTCACCAAGGCAGCCCTGCCTCCCACGATGTCAGTTCCTCTTCTGCGCAACCGGAAGAGTGATGGGCTGACATCATCGCATCAGCGAGTCTCAAAGAAAGCACAAGACACCCACTCCACCACTGCTAAGTGGAAAAGGTGCCAGGACCAGGAGGGCAGGAACACAGACACAAGAGCAGGGGAGGGTGTCGTGGGGACGTCGGCTGTAGCCTGGGTTATCCATTCTCACAGGGCTTTAAAGGAACAGTCACCAAAGCCTTTAGGCTGAACTTGTCCTGGGATGGGTAATGGTTTAATAATGCATAGTGAGAAAATAATtagttatctttttaaaaacaaaaccaaaagccaaccaaacaagGAATCAGGGAGAATGGCCTTTTGAAACATGCAGCTCTAGAGAGTCTGGTGTTCCCAGCTTCCTCCTTAGAACTGTCTCAAGGTTGCTGTATACATTTTATACCACAAGACGAAACAAACTAAATGCCCAAACTAAGTAATTTACGGTGACTCCATGGGACAATGGGACTTCTCTAGATTACCACACAGCCTCATTTTAAGTCATTACTCCTCTGCAAAGgccctctttttaaatttagtcaAA encodes:
- the Fbxo34 gene encoding F-box only protein 34 isoform X1 — protein: MGFGASVGLRRPALSSWSVSVSGSESGLPPPHQAAAAPGQAPAGQTHRASVMHLKPYWKLQKKERPLEIGRDTLRRPVNHGNTDSDAKGRANCMKPTSFPPASPVKASSRKPFGILSPNVLCSMSGKSPVENSLNVKATRNAPSAAVHQTEEGLPGSWAIVKPGNTKEKIAFFAAHQCSNRIGSMKIKSSWDIDGRATKRRKKSGELKKAKLQLEMMREINSQCYQSEPFACGVEHCSVHYMSDSGDGVYAARPLSVIQMVAFLEQRATALLASCTKNCTNSPAIVKISGQSRGMPPAPEPFSAPDTCEEPKERENPETGRSQSEPVRVLDMVARLESECLKHQGQREPGSLSRNNSFRRNVGRVLLTNGSQASDKNREGSADTPGTQVHPLQLVSVGEGPPATDRSAGEQAWDGTSQGCPPLPADVSFHTDSTESEPAQQTAVKRCSRDDVEMAEEFDELPTDAVSCRELGTLTSHSPEQRQEPLCVSIAVCTVEKAQPPALDPLEEPLPGMLFFLSPGQDQQAHPQLSEHPATEATEASQPPDAAEGSSAREEKEASLEPLVPAASGEGRTSQGLEAAACKKQVSQDFLETRFKIQQLLEPQQYMACLPHHIMVKIFRLLPTLSLAILKCTCRYFKSIIEYYNIRPADSRWVRDPRYREDPCKQCKKKYVKGDVSLCRWHPKPYCQALPYGPGYWMCCHQSQKGFPGCKLGLHDNHWLPACHSFNRAIHKKSRGSETEEEC
- the Fbxo34 gene encoding F-box only protein 34 isoform X2 is translated as MHLKPYWKLQKKERPLEIGRDTLRRPVNHGNTDSDAKGRANCMKPTSFPPASPVKASSRKPFGILSPNVLCSMSGKSPVENSLNVKATRNAPSAAVHQTEEGLPGSWAIVKPGNTKEKIAFFAAHQCSNRIGSMKIKSSWDIDGRATKRRKKSGELKKAKLQLEMMREINSQCYQSEPFACGVEHCSVHYMSDSGDGVYAARPLSVIQMVAFLEQRATALLASCTKNCTNSPAIVKISGQSRGMPPAPEPFSAPDTCEEPKERENPETGRSQSEPVRVLDMVARLESECLKHQGQREPGSLSRNNSFRRNVGRVLLTNGSQASDKNREGSADTPGTQVHPLQLVSVGEGPPATDRSAGEQAWDGTSQGCPPLPADVSFHTDSTESEPAQQTAVKRCSRDDVEMAEEFDELPTDAVSCRELGTLTSHSPEQRQEPLCVSIAVCTVEKAQPPALDPLEEPLPGMLFFLSPGQDQQAHPQLSEHPATEATEASQPPDAAEGSSAREEKEASLEPLVPAASGEGRTSQGLEAAACKKQVSQDFLETRFKIQQLLEPQQYMACLPHHIMVKIFRLLPTLSLAILKCTCRYFKSIIEYYNIRPADSRWVRDPRYREDPCKQCKKKYVKGDVSLCRWHPKPYCQALPYGPGYWMCCHQSQKGFPGCKLGLHDNHWLPACHSFNRAIHKKSRGSETEEEC